CGCGCCTTGCGCATGTGGTCGAGGTAGCCGGAGCCGTCGAGGAACTGGTGGTTCCTGGGAAGCGGACTCGCCATCTCGAGATCGGCGACAAGCAGGGCGCCGGTGACGCCGTCCCCGTCGAGGGCCTCGCTCAGCTTCCGCAGCGGCTCCTCCACCTCGGTCCAGTTCTCGAGCGCGGCCTGGAGCGTCGACGCGATTCCGGTCGCCGGTACGGCACGGGTCAGGGTGCGATCGAGGACGACGAGAGTGCCGTCACGGCCTCCTTCAACCAAACTGCCCAGCTTCACTGTGTGGTCCTTCCCCAGTCGGTCGGGTATGGGCCCATTGAAGAGTCCGCTCGCACGCGCTGTCATGGCGGGTTTCCGTTTATCGGAATGGAAATTCTTTTACTTCTGCCGTGGTTACCGGGCTGATGCATGGACGGTCCTTGACTTCCGTTGTCCATCGGATCCACTATCCGGACCATGCCGCAGACAGGGACCGTGGGCTCGCTCAAGCGTGGAGTCGTCGTACTGAAGGCTCTCGCGAGCGCCGGGCCCGGCGGACTCGCGCTGACCCAGATCGCCGAGCGGTGCGGCCTGCCCCACTCGTCCGCCCACCGAGTCCTGAGCCAGCTCCGCGAAGCTCATCTGGTGCACCAGGACTCACCCGACGGCATGTACTCCCTCGGACCGCTCGCCTTCGAGCTCGGTGTCGCCGCCGCCCAGCAGTTCGACATCCGGGGCCGGAGCCGTCCCGCGCTGATCACCCTCGCGACCGAACTGGGTGACACCGTCTTCCTGATGATGCGCAGCGGCTCGGAAGCGGTCTGTCTCGAAGTCGAGAGCGGCCCGGCGCCCATCCAGGTCGTAACCCTGCGCATCGGCAGCCGCCGTCCGCTCGGTGTGGGAGCCGCAGGTCTCGCCATCCTCGCGGCCATCGAGCAGCCGGAACGCGATGACGTGCTGCGCGACGTCGTGGAGCAGATCGAGCACGACTGGGGAATCACCGAACAAACTCTCGACGAGCTCATCGCCCGGACCCGACGCCAGGGCTTCGCCCACATCGAGGACCAGATCACGGTCGGCGTCGCCGGGGTGGGCATGCCGATCCGCGACCTGTTCGGGCAGCCGATCGGCAGCGTGGGAGTCGCGGCCCCGATCAGTAGGATGCCGACGGCACGGGTCCGTGATGTGGCCGACGCCGTGGGACGCGCGGTCGGCCACATCGAGACGCGACTCTTCGCACATGGACCACGAGTTCGGCCGACCAGGGGGTCGTGACCTCGCCGTGCGCACAAGCGAGCTGCTGCTCGATCTCGACGCCGGCCCCTGAGGGGCGGCGCCGAGATCACCGACGATGCGGCTCGTGCGGTCAGACGGAGGTCAGGACTACTTCGAGGGCGCGACCTCGATGTAGGTGGTGCCCTTGACCGGGCGGTGGTCGTAGGTGCCGGTGACGGCGGCGCCGCCTTCGTAGCGGGGGCCGGTGATCACCAGCTCCTGGTCGTTGGTGTAGGTCTTGACGTTGAGCTTGGCGTGCTCGCCGGGGATGGTGACCTTCCAGCGGGTGGGGTACTTCTTGCCGGTGGTGGGGCTGGTCCAGAGGGTGGAGTTGTCGGGTGTGAGGGTCGCCTCGGCGACGGTCTGGGTGCCGTCGGGCTTGAGGACGGTCGCCCAGCTGTTCTCCTTGCTGTCCTCCGTCTTCCAGAGGCTGACCTTGTCACCGTTGGACAGGTTGAGGTTCATCCAGCCCCATGAGGCTTCGCCTGCGGCGATGTCGGGAAGGGGCCCCCACTGGCGGTCCAGCCAGGACTCTCCGCGGACCTTGTCGGTGCGGCCGTTGAGCGTCAGTGTGCCGGAGGTGGCCATGGTGGGGAGCGCGTACTCGTAGTTCGGGTATTTGGCGTCGCCGAACATGGGGAAGTAGCCCGTCCCCATGTTGTAGAGAACGTTGCCCTGCGGCAGGAAGGTGACGTCGATGGTCCCCTCGGGGACCTTGGCGTGCAGCTTCTGCTCCTTGATGTCGCCGGTCCAGCTGATGTTGTCGGTGTGGATGTCCACGCCCTGCTTGTCGGACAGGCCTGCCCGAGCCGGGAGGATGGCCTCCGACCTGGTGTACCAGCCGGTGTCCTCATCGGTGATCGACACAGCTGAGGAGGCTCGCCCCTGCTTGGCGTCACCGGCGCTCAGGTAGTGGGCCAGGAATCCGTAGTGGTGACCCCCGGCGGTCACGTGTGCGGTCACATACCAGGACTCGTTGACCCGGTCGGGGTTGGCGGTGAGGTCGGCGGCGGGGTCGACGGCGACCGGGAGGCTGGTCTGGTTCAGCCCCTTCCCGGAGGTGGTGCTGTGCGCCGCGGTCTGCCCGGAGGCTGTGGTCGCGGTGGCCGTTCCTCCCGAGACGAGGGCGAGCGAGGCGATGAGTGCGGCGGTGACGGTGGTCGCGCCGACAGTGGTCTTGCGCATGATGACTCCTTGTGCAGATGTCCTGCACGGATGGCATGAACGTACGAAACGGTTTCGTACTCTCGAAGGTTGCAGTTGTGGGCGGAAGGGAAATCCGCTGACGTCGGATGGGCGCTGCGCCGGCTCGTTGGCGGGCGGCGTCTGTCTTCGGGCGCTTCGTGCCGACCGCCCGAAAGAAATATCCAACACCCGTAGGATTATTGATATGGTGGCCCGTGTCAAGCCGGTCTCCGGGCAGGGGCCGCTGCGTCGGATCCGGGACCGGCGCCGACCTGGGACGGTGCTCAGCCGTACCGACAGGGGCGGATACGCTGGTGCGATTGACGGGCACCCGCCCGCAGAGCCGACTGAGGAGGACACGTGGGAGGCAAGCCGACCACCACCCGACGCCCGGGGCGTCCCGGCGCGGATTCCGCCGAGATGCCCTCTGCGCCGGACGTGCTGCAGCGGGGCCTAGAGGCGTTCGCGGAGCTGGGATACGACCGGGCGTCCGCGCGGGAGTTCGCACGCCGTCTCGGGGTCGGCCCGACCTTCATCAACGACCGCTACGGTTCCAAGGCGGCCTACTGGCGTGCGGTGGTGGATGCTGCCCTGGGGGCTCAGATCACCCGCATGGTGCCGGCCGCCCCGGGGAGCGACGACGAGGACGTGGTGCGGCAGTTCGTCAGGGAGTTCTACCGCACCACCATCGGCGAGCCGTACCTGGCCATGCTGATGGCGGACGAATCCGCGCGGGACACCGAGCGGCTGGACTACCTCTACCAGAGCTACATCGAACCGACGCTGGCCCTCGTCACGCCCAGCATCGAGAGGCTGATGGCATCCGGGCGCATGGCACGGGTCTCGATCGACATCGTGTTCTTCGCCATCGTCACTCCCGTGTCGGGACTGGTGCAGGAGCCGCTCGCCCGGCGCGTGGGCGGCTACGAGCACATGACGCAGGCGGACCGTCTCGCCAAGGCGGAGGCCCTGGCCGCACTGGTGATGGACGGCCTGCTGACCCCGGGTGACGCAAAGCGCCGGTAGCGAGATGTGAACTGGCGTGTTCCGCGTGGGAGGACTAGTGCGCCAGCCGTCCAGGACGTGGTCAGCGCCTCCAGTCGCCCACCTGCTCGGTGTAGTTCGTGCCGGTGACCTTCTGGCCTTCGTAGACCCCGGTATAGACAGCGGGTGCCTCGTAGACGCCGTTGCCGGCCTTGTCCGCGGCCTTCTGGTCCTCGGGGCCGTTGACGCGGACGGTGAGACGGGTCTTCAGCGAGGGGATCTCGACATGCCAGCCGGTGGCATAGGTCTTGCCGGTCTTGGCGCTGGTCCAGGTCCTGTTCACGCCGTCGGCCAGGGGCTTGACCGCCGCCAGGTCGTAGGAGCCGTCCGGATGCAGGACGGTGGCCCAGGAGTTCTCGCTCTTGCTGTTCACGGCGTCCCAGAGGGCGAGCGTGTCGTTGTTCGGCAGACGGACGCTCATCCAGGTCCAGCGCATGGTGGGATCGTCCACGGGGGTTTCGCCCCACTGCCGGTCCAGCCAGCTCTCTCCGGAGATCTTCTGGGTCTTTCCGTTCAGCGTGAGGGTGCCGTTGGTCCGCATCGACGGCAGGGCGAATTCGTACTGTGTGTCACCCAGCATCGACCAGGTGCCGGTCCCCGCGTAGTTCAGGGCCGGGCCCTTGGGAACGAGCTTGATGTCGAGGCCGCCCCGCGGGGTGGTGGCCTGCAGTGACATGCGCTGCGCGTTGCCCTTCCAGGTCAGGCCGGGCATCTTGATGTCCAGCCCGGTGGTGCTCCAGTGGTAGTCGTTCTTGGCGATCGGGACGTCGTACCTCTTGTACCACCCGCTCGTCTTGTCCGTCACGACGACCGAGAGCGAGTACTGATCGACGTTGGGCTGACGCAGCGTGATGACGTGAATGCCGAAGTCGTGACCGCCGGCCTTCACTTCGCTGTTGACGTAGATCGAGTCGGTCCAGGTCTTGCCGCTGGTGGGGGGTTGGGCGGCGAGGCCGGTCGAGGGGTCGAAGGCTGCCGGTATCCCCTTGCCGGTGGTGATGTTGGCTGCCTTGCGCGATTGGGGCGCGGCCTGGGCGGCGGGCAGGGCCGCCATGCCGACCATGGCTGCGGTGGCGGCGGAGACGATGCCCAGTTTTGCCCGCTTGTTCATCTTCATGGATGTTCTCCCTGGAGTGCGGGGGACGGCTGTGGAGCCATTCGCTCAACGCTCGTGGAGTGATCATAGGGGTGCGCGGGCTGGTCGCTCAATGATTGTTGAGTAAGTTGGCGGGGTGACGTGGAACACCGTGCGGAGGCGGGTGGCGTTGCCTGGACTCTCGGCTCTGGGAGGGCGAACGGCCATGGGATGACCCTTGGTCAGGTACGGAGCGGCGATGCGGTTCACCAAGCAGGCCCCCGGTGCCCAACTGAACGCCCTGACGCCGGACTTGATCCGCGCGGGCACGCCGGTGGCCGCAGTGGTGTGCGGCGAGCGGGGAGGGCCGGATCCCCTCCCCGCTGGTCTCGATCCAGCTCCCCGGCGGGTGCGCCTCGGCGGGTTCCGTTCGGACCGCGGCGGCTTGAGTCGCTCATTGCGTACGACCGCCGGGCCCGGCCCGAAAGCCGCTCGGGGTGCCCGGCGGGCCTCTGGTCGCTGGCCTGTCCGGCGTTGTGGTCGGTCACGCCTGATACGGGCGGTGGATCATATGGTCGGCCGCAGGGCGACATGCGCGTCGGCCGCACCCGTCACAGCCGTCTCTGATATCTCAGGGCGGCGCTGCCCGCCGCCTCGCGGCTGGAGGACGGGCGAGGCGAGGCCTCAGTCGGCTTTCTGATGGCCCTTCAGTGCTGATTCCGGCAGCAGTACCTCGACGGCCGGACGCAGATGGGTGACGAGGTCATCGACGCTGGCATGCTCGACGGCGGAGGCCTTCAGTACATAACGCGTGATGGCGACACCCAGCGTCAGCGCGCCCACCAGCTGGCCACGCAGCTCGCTCGATTCGCCGTCGGATGCACCCGAAACGCGGCTGTGCTGGGCGATGGCCGTTACGTTGAAGAGTTTCAACGCCTCCTCGGCGCTCTCGTCGTGGGTGAGCATGGAGCGAAAGGTGGAGGCGGTCGCCTCCGGCTGTTCGTCCATCGCCTCCAACACCGCGCGGATCATCCGCTCGCTCAATCCCTCAGCCGGTCCGGCTGCCACCGCCGCCATGTCCAGATTCAGCTGCACCGCGGCCCGGAACAGTTCCTGCTTGCTGCCGAAGTGCTGCATGACCAGTGAGGGATCGCACCCCGCCCGTCCGGCCACCGCCCTGATCGTGGCCTTCTGGTAGCCGGACTTGGAGAACTCCTGCCGGGCGGCATCCAGGATGGCCGAACGCGTACGGGCGCGGCGCTGCGCCCTGGTGTTGATCGGCGTATCCGACATCACATCACCCAATTCGCTCAACGCACGCTGAAAGTCATCCCGGCGCGCACCTGCGATGACTCTATATGCGTTGAGCGAAGAGGCCCCATAGCTGACACACGCCCGCCGGTCGGGTGGGGTTCAGCAGTCGTTGTCCGGGATGAGCGCCTCGCGCTGAGCCGTCTGGGCCACTCGCATGAGGAGACGGCGGAGGTGGTTGGCGTCGTCCTCGTCGAGGTCGGCGAGCAGGCGTGCCTCGGCGAGGGAGAGGCCGTGTTGAGCGCGCTCGAGGTGGGCGCGTCCTTCGTCGGTGATCAGGACCTGGCGGGCCCGTCGGTCCCGCGGATCGGGCCTGCGCGTGATCATCTGGCGGGCCTCGAGATCGTCGAGCAGGTATGTCATGACGGTGCGGTCGAGGTTTACCTGCTGTGCGAGGGCGAGCTGGGACGGGGGCTCGCCGTGAGCCAGGGCGACCAGGACGAGGTAGCCCCGCGGCCCGCCCGGCAGGTCCGCCACGGAACTGGTGGCCATTCGGCCGAAGGTCGAGGAGACCAAGCGGAGCGCCCACCCCAGCTCCGACTCGACCCCGGTTCCGTTGGCAGGGGAAGGGGATGCGCTCATCCGGCCAATCTACCGCACTCGCACAGCCTGCCAGATAGTCTTGTCGTCAGAACATCTGTCGGGCATAGTTTCTGGCCAGGAACCCAACCTGCGCGGACAGGAAGTGAGAACGTGATGAGTGCCGGTACCCCGCTGCAGGGCAGCACCGCCCTCGTGACCGGAGCCACCGCGGGCATCGGCCGTGCCGTGGCGCAGCGACTGGCCGAGCAGGGCGCGGAGGTCGTTCTTCACGGGAGAGACCGCACCCGCGGAGAGGCCCTGGCCAAGACCATCGAGCAGGCGGGCGGATCCGCCCGGTTCGTCGCCGCGGATCTGGCCGACGCCGAGGACACCCTGCGGTTGGCCTCGGAGGCCGGCGACATCGACATCCTCGTGAACAACGCGGGCGTCTTCACCGCCTTCACGCCGACCGCGCAGACCGACGCGGCCGCCTTCGACCTGCACGTCGCGGTCAACACCCGGGCCCCGTTCCTGCTGGTCGGCGCCTTTGCCCCGGCCATGGCCGCCCGGGGACACGGCTCGATCATCACGATCGGGTCGAGCTCCGTCAGGACCCCCGCGCCGATCGGCGCGGCCTACGGGGCCTCCAAGGCCGGCGTCGAGCTCCTCACCCGGTACTGGGTCACCGAGTTCGGTGGCAGCGGGGTACGGGTCAACACCGTCTCACCCGGTCCGGTGGTGACTGAAGGTCTCTCCGCCGCGCTCGGGGACCAGATCTCAGTGCTGGACCAGGCCAGCGCCCGGGGCCGGGCGGGCGAGCCGAGTGAGATCGCCGACATCGTCGCCTTCCTCGCCGGCCCCGCGAGCAGCTACATCAACGGCGCGATCATCTTTGCCGACGGCGGCGAGACCAGTCGGCTGCCGGTGTGAGGAAACCGCCGTGGAGATCCTCTCGATCGGTGCCACCAGGCTCGTCGACGGCGTCGTAGCCCGCCGCCTTGCCGGTGTCCGGAGCATCACGTCACCCAGGTCGCGGCGGTCGCTCCCAAGTTCCTGGGCATCACCCCGGTCTCAGAGGATCTGCCGGAATGAGCCGCCGCCAGAACCCTCGGCGTCTCGCTGACCTGCCAATGAGCTCCGCCCGCTGACCTCGTCATCGCTCGCGCGATGACCGGCCCCGGCTTCTGGCGGAGCGTCACGCCGCCCCCTGCGCAGAGCCAGGGCGTTCCGCCGGCGACGAGCCGGCACCTTCCGTCTATCGGCACCTGCCGAACTGCTCACCCGAACGTGGAGCCCGAATTGTCCGCTCTCGCACGCTGGTGCTATCAACGCCGGCTCGTTGTCGTCCTCCTGTGGCTCGGCATGCTCATCGGGCTCGCCGCCCTGTCGCAGGGCGCCGGAAGTGCCTACAACAACAGCTTCTCGCTACCGAACACCGAATCCACCCGGGCCCTTAACCTGCTGAAGTCGTCCTTCCCGGCGCAAGCAGGTGACTCGGACACCGTGGTCTGGCATGTCAAGACCGGCTCCGTGCGCGACAGCGCGACGAAGACGCGGATGACGGGCACGCTGGACAAGATCTCCAAGCTGTCCGAGGTCAGCGATGTCACCAGCCCCTACGATCCGCAGGGTGCGGCCCAGATCAGCAAGGACGGTCGCACGGCCTACGCCCAGGTGAACTTCGCCAAGGTCCAGCAGGATCTCGACAAGTCGGACATCCAGCGGGTGATCGACACCGCCGAGGCGGCCAGGACCGACGGCCTGCAGGTCGAACTGGGCGGCCAGGCGATCCAGAGCACCGAGCAGACGCCGCCGGCCACCAGCGAACTCGTCGGCGTGGTGGCGGCCGCCGTGGTGCTCTTCCTCGCCTTCGGTTCGCTGTTCGCCATGCTGTTGCCGATCCTGACCGCGGTAGCCGGGGTCGGCACCGCCATCCTCGCCACCGGCCTGCTCAGTCATGCAACGACCATCGGTGAGATCGCCCCGACCCTGTCCGCCCTCATCGGTCTCGGTGTGGGTATCGACTACGCCCTCTTCATCGTCACCCGGCACCGCAAGGGCCTGCAGTCCGGGCTCGACGTCCAGGAATCCCTGGTCAGGGCGGTGAACACCTCGGGACGTGCCGTACTGTTCGCCGGCGGCACCGTCTGCATCGCCCTGCTCGGCATGTTCGTCCTCCAGACCAAGTTCCTCAACGGAGTCGCCATCGCCTCGGCGCTGACGGTGGCGCTGACCGTGCTCGCCGCGGTCACCCTGCTTCCGGCCCTGCTGGGACTGCTCGGCACACGGGTCCTCGGCCGGCGGGCACGGCGCCGGCTGGCCGAGGGCGAGCCACTGCCCGAGAACGCCACATCCGGCCCCTGGGCGCGCTGGGCCGCCCTGGTGCAACGGCGGCCGCGAGTGCTGTCCCTGGTCGCCCTGGTGGTGATGGTCGTCCTCACCCTTCCCGTGTTCTCCCTGCGTCTGGGGTCGTCCGACGCAGGCAACAACCCGGCGTCCACCACCACGCGCAAGGCCTACGACCTGTTGGCCGACGGCTTCGGCCCCGGCTTCAACGGGCCGCTGCAACTGGTTGCCGAGGCCCCCACTGCCGCGGACAAGGCCGCTCTGACGAAACTGTCGGCCCAGTTGAAGAACGTCGAAGGGGTCGCCAGCGTCGCCGCCCCGCCCATTCGACAGGGTTCCACGGTGGGCATCGTCCAGGTCGTCCCGACCACATCCCCACAGGACAAGCAGACCTCCGACCTGATCGATCACCTGCGTGACAAGGTGATCCCCGCGGCCGAGAAGGGCACCACCCTCAAGGTCCACGTCGGCGGATCGACCGCGATATTCAACGACTTCGCGACCGTGCTCACCGGCAAGCTGCCGCTGTTCATCGCGGTGATCGTGATCCTCGGCGGGCTGCTGCTCCTGCTCGCCTTCCGCAGTCTGCTGATCCCGGCCGTCGCGGCCGTGATGAACCTGCTGGCCGCCGGAGCCTCCTTCGGCGTCCTGATCGC
The nucleotide sequence above comes from Streptomyces sp. N50. Encoded proteins:
- a CDS encoding IclR family transcriptional regulator, whose product is MPQTGTVGSLKRGVVVLKALASAGPGGLALTQIAERCGLPHSSAHRVLSQLREAHLVHQDSPDGMYSLGPLAFELGVAAAQQFDIRGRSRPALITLATELGDTVFLMMRSGSEAVCLEVESGPAPIQVVTLRIGSRRPLGVGAAGLAILAAIEQPERDDVLRDVVEQIEHDWGITEQTLDELIARTRRQGFAHIEDQITVGVAGVGMPIRDLFGQPIGSVGVAAPISRMPTARVRDVADAVGRAVGHIETRLFAHGPRVRPTRGS
- a CDS encoding lipocalin family protein, with the translated sequence MRKTTVGATTVTAALIASLALVSGGTATATTASGQTAAHSTTSGKGLNQTSLPVAVDPAADLTANPDRVNESWYVTAHVTAGGHHYGFLAHYLSAGDAKQGRASSAVSITDEDTGWYTRSEAILPARAGLSDKQGVDIHTDNISWTGDIKEQKLHAKVPEGTIDVTFLPQGNVLYNMGTGYFPMFGDAKYPNYEYALPTMATSGTLTLNGRTDKVRGESWLDRQWGPLPDIAAGEASWGWMNLNLSNGDKVSLWKTEDSKENSWATVLKPDGTQTVAEATLTPDNSTLWTSPTTGKKYPTRWKVTIPGEHAKLNVKTYTNDQELVITGPRYEGGAAVTGTYDHRPVKGTTYIEVAPSK
- a CDS encoding TetR/AcrR family transcriptional regulator, yielding MGGKPTTTRRPGRPGADSAEMPSAPDVLQRGLEAFAELGYDRASAREFARRLGVGPTFINDRYGSKAAYWRAVVDAALGAQITRMVPAAPGSDDEDVVRQFVREFYRTTIGEPYLAMLMADESARDTERLDYLYQSYIEPTLALVTPSIERLMASGRMARVSIDIVFFAIVTPVSGLVQEPLARRVGGYEHMTQADRLAKAEALAALVMDGLLTPGDAKRR
- a CDS encoding lipocalin-like domain-containing protein, with product MKMNKRAKLGIVSAATAAMVGMAALPAAQAAPQSRKAANITTGKGIPAAFDPSTGLAAQPPTSGKTWTDSIYVNSEVKAGGHDFGIHVITLRQPNVDQYSLSVVVTDKTSGWYKRYDVPIAKNDYHWSTTGLDIKMPGLTWKGNAQRMSLQATTPRGGLDIKLVPKGPALNYAGTGTWSMLGDTQYEFALPSMRTNGTLTLNGKTQKISGESWLDRQWGETPVDDPTMRWTWMSVRLPNNDTLALWDAVNSKSENSWATVLHPDGSYDLAAVKPLADGVNRTWTSAKTGKTYATGWHVEIPSLKTRLTVRVNGPEDQKAADKAGNGVYEAPAVYTGVYEGQKVTGTNYTEQVGDWRR
- a CDS encoding TetR/AcrR family transcriptional regulator codes for the protein MSDTPINTRAQRRARTRSAILDAARQEFSKSGYQKATIRAVAGRAGCDPSLVMQHFGSKQELFRAAVQLNLDMAAVAAGPAEGLSERMIRAVLEAMDEQPEATASTFRSMLTHDESAEEALKLFNVTAIAQHSRVSGASDGESSELRGQLVGALTLGVAITRYVLKASAVEHASVDDLVTHLRPAVEVLLPESALKGHQKAD
- a CDS encoding MarR family winged helix-turn-helix transcriptional regulator encodes the protein MATSSVADLPGGPRGYLVLVALAHGEPPSQLALAQQVNLDRTVMTYLLDDLEARQMITRRPDPRDRRARQVLITDEGRAHLERAQHGLSLAEARLLADLDEDDANHLRRLLMRVAQTAQREALIPDNDC
- a CDS encoding SDR family oxidoreductase codes for the protein MSAGTPLQGSTALVTGATAGIGRAVAQRLAEQGAEVVLHGRDRTRGEALAKTIEQAGGSARFVAADLADAEDTLRLASEAGDIDILVNNAGVFTAFTPTAQTDAAAFDLHVAVNTRAPFLLVGAFAPAMAARGHGSIITIGSSSVRTPAPIGAAYGASKAGVELLTRYWVTEFGGSGVRVNTVSPGPVVTEGLSAALGDQISVLDQASARGRAGEPSEIADIVAFLAGPASSYINGAIIFADGGETSRLPV
- a CDS encoding MMPL family transporter codes for the protein MSALARWCYQRRLVVVLLWLGMLIGLAALSQGAGSAYNNSFSLPNTESTRALNLLKSSFPAQAGDSDTVVWHVKTGSVRDSATKTRMTGTLDKISKLSEVSDVTSPYDPQGAAQISKDGRTAYAQVNFAKVQQDLDKSDIQRVIDTAEAARTDGLQVELGGQAIQSTEQTPPATSELVGVVAAAVVLFLAFGSLFAMLLPILTAVAGVGTAILATGLLSHATTIGEIAPTLSALIGLGVGIDYALFIVTRHRKGLQSGLDVQESLVRAVNTSGRAVLFAGGTVCIALLGMFVLQTKFLNGVAIASALTVALTVLAAVTLLPALLGLLGTRVLGRRARRRLAEGEPLPENATSGPWARWAALVQRRPRVLSLVALVVMVVLTLPVFSLRLGSSDAGNNPASTTTRKAYDLLADGFGPGFNGPLQLVAEAPTAADKAALTKLSAQLKNVEGVASVAAPPIRQGSTVGIVQVVPTTSPQDKQTSDLIDHLRDKVIPAAEKGTTLKVHVGGSTAIFNDFATVLTGKLPLFIAVIVILGGLLLLLAFRSLLIPAVAAVMNLLAAGASFGVLIAVFQWGWGSDALGLGRAGPVEAFLPVMMISILFGLSMDYQVFLVSRMHEEWVHTKDNARAVRVGQVETARVITAAAAIMVCVFIAFVFGGERTIAEFGIGLASAVALDAFILRTILVPASMHLFGKANWWLPAWLDRRMPHLSVDPPDEPLPAPSPDSPAPEPEPSTRP